In a single window of the Populus alba chromosome 16, ASM523922v2, whole genome shotgun sequence genome:
- the LOC118037576 gene encoding putative respiratory burst oxidase homolog protein H encodes MGSKTESKRWMLESIEIDRMRGVPVNDEPKATLPPKEPGVASIKRSASNIGASLRRTASSALRKSGILSSKPPLPKMERTASSASRGLKSLRFLDRTMTGKEMDAWRSIERRFDQFAVHERLPKEKFGICIGLGDSKEFAGEIFHAIARRKNISPANGITKDELKLFWEDMTKQDLDSRLGIFFDMCDKNGDGRLSEFEVREVIELSASANKLTNLKQHAAVYAALIMEELDPDHLGYIGLWQLETLLRGMVNNEDQTTKLDEKTHNLTNAMIPRRYRTPVTKFLTLSVEYINENWRRIWVIALWLAVNFVLFFWKFKEFEKSPLFKISSYCVCLAKATAETLKFNMALILLPVCRRTLTKLRSSFLGTFIPFDDNISFHKTIALAIVIGTVAHTLAHVLCNIPLLSSCPEGKFMLFAGPLFHYRQPTYWFFMRSIVGVTGILMILIMAFSFTLATHHLRKNVIKLPGVFHRLAGFNAFWYAHHLLALAYLLCFLHGYFLIFEKPWYAKTTWMYLIGPVLFYATERFFTKNQERYHRVDVIKAIIYTGNVLALYMSKPLGFKYESGMYLFVKCPDLSKFEWHPFSITSAPGDNTLSVHIRTVGDWTTELKNLFAKVCEPPRDTKQNQGRLKRMETKALSNSNFDQIQATFPKILIKGPFGAPAQNYKKFDILLLIGLGIGATPFISILKDLLNQIKSNAAESRRDQRTGSTDKKGPERAYFYWVTREQSSFDWFKGVMDDIADCDDNNIIEMHNYLTSVYEEGDARSALIAMVQKLQHAKNGLDVVSQSRIRTHFSRPNWRKVFTQMAETHKSSRIGVFYCGSALLVKPLRELCQEFTLHSSTRFQFHKENF; translated from the exons ATGGGAAGCAAAACAGAATCAAAAAGGTGGATGCTTGAGAGCATTGAAATTGATAGGATGCGGGGTGTTCCTGTTAATGATGAACCTAAAGCCACCTTACCGCCCAAGGAACCTGGTGTTGCTTCCATCAAGAGGAGTGCAAGTAATATCGGGGCATCCCTCAGAAGGACTGCTAGTAGTGCCTTGAGGAAGAGTGGGATTCTCTCTTCGAAACCTCCTCTCCCAAAGATGGAAAGAACAGCATCATCGGCTTCTAGAGGACTTAAAAGCCTAAGGTTTCTTGATAGAACAATGACAGGAAAGGAAATGGATGCATGGAGATCCATCGAAAGGCGTTTTGATCAATTTGCAGTTCATGAAAGGCTCCCTAAGGAAAAGTTTGGAATCTGCATTG GACTAGGAGATTCAAAAGAGTTTGCAGGAGAAATATTCCATGCCATTGCCAGGCGTAAGAATATAAGCCCCGCAAATGGGATAACAAAAGATGAGTTGAAATTGTTTTGGGAAGACATGACTAAACAAGATCTTGATTCTCGTCttggaatattttttgatat GTGCGACAAGAATGGGGATGGGAGGCTTTCGGAGTTCGAAGTGAGGGAG GTTATAGAGTTGAGTGCCTCTGCAAACAAGCTCACAAATCTTAAACAGCATGCGGCAGTCTATGCAGCTCTCATCATGGAAGAACTTGATCCTGATCATCTTGGATATATAGGG CTATGGCAGCTTGAAACTCTGCTAAGAGGGATGGTGAATAATGAAGATCAAACGACGAAGCTCGATGAAAAAACGCATAATCTCACAAATGCCATGATCCCAAGAAGATATAGGACTCCTGTTACCAAATTCTTGACTCTGTCAGTAGAATATATTAATGAGAACTGGAGGAGAATATGGGTTATCGCGTTGTGGTTAGCTGTAAACTTCGTACTCTTTTTTTGGAAGTTCAAGGAATTCGAGAAATCACCCTTATTCAAAATCTCAAGTTATTGTGTCTGTCTTGCCAAGGCTACAGCCGAGACTCTAAAGTTTAATATGGCCCTCATTCTTCTTCCTGTCTGCAGAAGAACACTCACTAAGCTTAGATCATCATTTCTCGGCACCTTTATCCCTTTCGATGACAACATAAGCTTTCACAAGACGATTGCTTTGGCCATAGTAATTGGAACTGTAGCTCATACTCTAGCACATGTTCTTTGTAATATCCCGTTGTTGAGTTCTTGCCCAGAAGGCAAATTCATGTTATTTGCCGGACCATTGTTCCATTACCGACAGCCAACTTATTGGTTCTTCATGCGAAGCATTGTAGGCGTCACCGGAATTCTGATGATCCTTATAATGGCGTTCTCATTTACTTTGGCGACACACCATTTACGGAAGAACGTCATTAAGTTACCGGGGGTATTTCACAGATTGGCAGGGTTTAATGCCTTCTGGTATGCGCATCATCTGCTCGCCCTAGCATATCTACTATGCTTTTTGCATGGCTACTTCTTAATATTTGAAAAGCCTTGGTATGCCAAAACG ACATGGATGTATCTCATTGGCCCGGTATTGTTCTATGCCACTGAGAGATTCTTCACAAAAAATCAGGAACGCTATCACCGTGTTGATGTCATTAAG GCCATTATATATACAGGGAATGTTCTTGCTCTATACATGAGCAAGCCTCTAGGATTTAAGTACGAAAGTGGAATGTACCTCTTTGTCAAATGCCCGGATTTGTCCAAGTTTGAATG GCATCCCTTCTCCATCACTTCTGCACCAGGAGATAACACTTTGAGTGTCCACATAAGAACTGTGGGTGATTGGACGACAGAACTCAAAAACTTATTTGCGAAG GTCTGTGAGCCCCCCCGGGATACGAAACAAAACCAAGGAAGGCTAAAGAGAATGGAAACTAAAGCATTGTCAAACTCAAACTTCGATCAGATACAAGCAAC ATTTCCAAAGATCCTGATCAAAGGACCATTTGGAGCCCCCGCTCAGAATTACAAAAAGTTTGACATATTACTGCTCATAGGTCTAGGAATTGGAGCAACTCCATTTATCAGCATTTTGAAGGATCTGCTCAATCAGATCAAATCAAATGCGGCGGAGTCGAGGAGG GACCAACGAACGGGTTCAACTGATAAAAAGGGTCCAGAAAGAGCGTACTTTTACTGGGTCACAAGAGAACAAAGTTCTTTTGATTGGTTCAAGGGTGTCATGGACGACATTGCAGACTGTGATGATAAT AATATAATTGAAATGCACAACTACTTGACTAGTGTGTATGAAGAAGGAGATGCAAGGTCTGCACTTATTGCCATGGTACAAAAACTGCAGCATGCAAAGAATGGACTTGATGTTGTCTCCCAAAGTCGG ATAAGAACGCATTTTTCAAGACCCAACTGGAGAAAGGTATTTACTCAAATGGCAGAAACACATAAATCTTCTCGGATAG GCGTCTTCTACTGTGGAAGTGCTCTACTTGTCAAACCACTGAGGGAGCTTTGCCAAGAATTTACTCTACATTCATCAACTCGTTTCCAATTTCACAAGGAGAACTTCTAA
- the LOC118037578 gene encoding laccase-4 → MEFSWFRFMLLAVSIFPAFVECRVRHYKFNVVMKNTTRLCSSKPVVTVNGRFPGPTLYAREDDTVLVKVVNHVKYNVSIHWHGIRQLRTGWADGPAYITQCPIQTGQSYVYNFTITGQRGTLLWHAHILWLRATVHGAIVVLPKLGVPYPFPAPHKEFVVVLAEWWKSDTEAVINEALKSGLAPNVSDAHTINGHPGAVSACPSQSGFTLPVESGKTYMIRLINAALNDELFFKIAGHKLTVVEVDAAYVKPFRTDTVLIAPGQTTNVLVTTNKNTGKYLVAASPFMDAPIAVDNMTATATLHYSGALSNSPTTLTTPPPKNATAVANQFTNSLRSLNSKRFPAKVPLTVDHSLFFTVGLGINPCPTCKAANGSRVVASINNVTFVMPTTALLQAHFFNISGVFTTDFPAKPPHVFNYTGTPPTNLQTRSGTKVYKLAYNSTVELVMQDTGIISPENHPIHLHGFNFFGVGRGVGNYNPKTDPKKFNLVDPVERNTIGVPSGGWVAIRFRADNPGVWFMHCHLEVHTTWGLKMAFLVDNGKGPNESTLPPPSDLPKC, encoded by the exons ATGGAGTTCTCTTGGTTCCGTTTTATGCTTCTTGCTGTCAGCATCTTCCCTGCTTTTGTCGAATGCAGGGTTCggcattacaaatttaat GTGGTGATGAAAAATACTACCAGACTATGCTCAAGCAAGCCGGTTGTTACCGTCAATGGCCGATTCCCAGGACCAACTCTGTATGCCAGAGAAGACGATACAGTTCTTGTAAAAGTTGTTAACCATGTCAAATATAATGTGTCTATCCACTG GCATGGCATTAGGCAATTAAGAACGGGCTGGGCTGACGGACCAGCGTACATTACGCAATGCCCCATTCAGACAGGGCAAAGCTATGTCTACAATTTCACAATCACAGGGCAGAGAGGCACGCTTCTGTGGCATGCACATATTCTCTGGCTAAGAGCCACCGTCCACGGTGCCATAGTTGTCTTGCCTAAGCTTGGTGTCCCCTACCCATTCCCAGCTCCCCACAAGGAATTTGTTGTTGTCTTAG CCGAATGGTGGAAATCAGACACTGAAGCTGTGATCAATGAAGCTCTTAAATCAGGATTAGCACCAAATGTCTCTGATGCTCACACAATTAATGGCCATCCAGGAGCTGTCTCAGCTTGTCCTTCACAGA GCGGTTTCACATTGCCAGTCGAAAGTGGGAAGACATACATGATACGGCTGATCAATGCTGCACTCAACGACGAGCTCTTCTTCAAAATTGCAGGGCACAAGCTTACTGTTGTGGAAGTTGATGCTGCCTACGTTAAACCTTTCAGAACTGATACAGTCCTAATTGCCCCAGGACAGACCACCAATGTCCTCGTCACAACTAACAAAAATACGGGCAAGTACTTGGTTGCAGCCTCCCCATTCATGGATGCTCCAATCGCAGTAGACAACATGACTGCAACAGCCACTTTACACTATTCAGGAGCACTTTCTAACTCCCCCACAACTCTCACCACCCCACCTCCCAAGAATGCCACCGCAGTTGCCAACCAATTTACCAATTCTCTACGCAGTCTAAACTCGAAAAGGTTCCCTGCCAAAGTCCCATTAACCGTTGATCACAGCCTTTTCTTCACTGTTGGTCTGGGAATTAACCCGTGTCCAACTTGCAAAGCTGCTAATGGTAGCAGGGTTGTTGCTAGTATCAACAATGTCACATTTGTAATGCCAACCACCGCTCTGCTTCAAGCACATTTCTTCAACATCAGCGGTGTGTTCACCACTGATTTTCCTGCAAAGCCACCACATGTTTTTAATTACACCGGCACTCCACCCACAAATTTACAGACCAGAAGTGGAACAAAAGTATATAAGTTGGCCTACAACTCGACAGTCGAACTTGTTATGCAAGATACCGGGATCATATCCCCTGAGAACCATCCAATCCATCTGCATGGATTCAATTTCTTTGGTGTTGGTCGGGGAGTAGGGAATTACAATCCGAAGACTGATCCTAAGAAATTCAACCTTGTTGACCCTGTTGAACGGAACACAATTGGAGTACCTTCTGGTGGATGGGTTGCGATCAGATTTCGTGCTGATAATCCTG gAGTTTGGTTCATGCATTGCCATCTTGAGGTGCACACTACATGGGGACTTAAGATGGCATTCTTGGTGGACAATGGCAAAGGCCCTAATGAGTCAACTCTACCGCCTCCAAGCGATCTTCCAAAATGTTGA